One genomic segment of Panicum virgatum strain AP13 chromosome 2N, P.virgatum_v5, whole genome shotgun sequence includes these proteins:
- the LOC120658877 gene encoding uncharacterized protein LOC120658877, with amino-acid sequence MAKIAAKTNHVIAKTLFCLLPPLLLAVVFYLHFQTQLSMFSPTCRCASLPAAAPGAVVDRLRASATFLPLKDTRQGAETWFISTLNATAEPEGEARNLVFPSPASAGRLLCLAAPSRHDGAKNAYALAWRDALPRGSALLPGLAFVSETAYDHTNIWHGLTSLVPFASWHARSGCRARPARWALFHHGEVRTEMSGWLATLAEAATGAAVAIETFDAPGPACFEEAVVFRANVAGMNKERMLRAADFMRCKARAYCGVDASSKAGGGGGGGDASALRVTLLFRTSARAFKDEAAVTRVFEEECRRVPGCAVAAAHANNLTFCDQVRLLSSTDVLISAHGAQMTNMLFMDRNSSVMEFYPLGWKQRAGGGQYVFRWMADWTGMRHEGSWWEPVGEPCPGNPDILDCWKDRQIGHNETYFAEWAARVFAAARERKRGNAVGDPAGRRSPEATVCRCS; translated from the exons ATGGCGAAGATCGCCGCAAAAACGAACCATGTCATTGCCAAGACCTTGTtctgcctcctccctcctctcctgctCGCCGTCGTCTTCTACCTCCACTTTCAAACACAGCTCAGCATGTTCTCCCCCACCTGCCGGTGCGCCAgcctgcctgccgccgcccccggcgcaGTCGTCGACCGCCTCCGCGCGTCGGCCACCTTCCTCCCGCTCAAGGACACGCGCCAGGGCGCGGAGACATGGTTCATCAGCACCCTCAACGCCACCGCCGAGCCGGAGGGCGAGGCGAGGAACCTCGTCTTCCCTTCGCCGGCGTCGGCCGGCCGGCTGCTCTGCCTAGCAGCCCCGTCCCGTCACGACGGCGCCAAGAACGCCTACGCGCTCGCGTGGCGCGACGCGCTGCCCCGCGGCTCGGCGCTCCTGCCGGGACTCGCGTTCGTGTCCGAGACGGCCTACGACCACACCAACATCTGGCACGGGCTGACGTCGCTGGTCCCGTTCGCGTCGTGGCACGCGCGGAGCGGGTGCAGGGCGCGTCCGGCGAGGTGGGCGCTGTTCCACCACGGCGAGGTGAGGACGGAGATGAGCGGGTGGCTGGCGAcgctggcggaggcggcgacgggcgcCGCGGTCGCCATCGAGACGTTCGACGCGCCCGGCCCGGCGTGCTTCGAGGAGGCGGTGGTGTTCCGGGCGAACGTGGCGGGCATGAACAAGGAGCGGATGCTCCGAGCCGCGGACTTCATGCGGTGCAAGGCCAGGGCCTACTGCGGCGTGGACGCGTCGTCGaaagccggaggcggcggcggcggcggcgacgcttcCGCCCTGCGCGTCACGCTTCTGTTCCGCACGAGCGCGCGGGCGTTCAAGGACGAGGCGGCCGTGACGCGCGTGTTCGAGGAGGAGTGCAGGCGCGTGCCGGggtgcgccgtcgccgccgcgcacgcgaaCAACTTGACGTTCTGCGACCAG GTGAGGTTGCTGAGCTCGACGGACGTGCTGATCTCGGCGCACGGGGCGCAGATGACCAACATGCTGTTCATGGACAGGAACAGCAGCGTCATGGAGTTCTACCCTCTGGGGTGGAAGCAGAGGGCGGGGGGAGGCCAGTACGTGTTCCGGTGGATGGCGGACTGGACGGGGATGCGGCACGAGGGCTCGTGGTGGGAGCCCGTCGGCGAGCCGTGCCCCGGCAACCCCGACATCCTAGACTGCTGGAAGGACCGGCAGATCGGGCACAACGAGACCTACTTCGCGGAGTGGGCGGCCAGAGTCTTCGCCGCGGCCAGGGAGCGCAAGAGAGGCAATGCCGTCGGGGATCCGGCGGGACGGCGATCGCCGGAAGCGACAGTATGCAGGTGCAGTTAG